The following are from one region of the Canis lupus familiaris isolate Mischka breed German Shepherd chromosome 30, alternate assembly UU_Cfam_GSD_1.0, whole genome shotgun sequence genome:
- the TMEM87A gene encoding transmembrane protein 87A isoform X6, with protein MAAAAWLQVLPIILLLLGAQPSPLSLLGVGPAPVAAADRSKWHIPMPSGKNYFSFGKILFKNTTVFLKFDGEPCDVSLNITWYLKSADCYNEIYNFKGEEVETYLENLKEKKGLSGKYQTSSKLFQNCSELFKAQSFSGDSVHRLPLLGEKQEAKENGTNLTLTGDKTAMHDPLKTWQDAPYIFIVHIGFSSSKESSKENSLSNLFTNIMQCF; from the exons ATGGCGGCGGCTGCGTGGCTTCAGGTGCTGCCtatcattcttcttcttttggggGCTCAGCCGTCCCCACTGTCGCTTCTCGGTGTAGGACCGGCACCTGTCGCCGCTGCCGACCGATCCAAGTGGCACATCCCCATGCCGTCG gggaaaaattatttcagttttggaaagaTCCTGTTCAAAAATACCACTGTCTTCCTGAAAT TTGATGGAGAGCCTTGTGATGTATCTTTGAATATAACCTGGTATCTGAAAAGTGCTGATTGTTACAATGAAATCTACAATTTCAAG GGAGAAGAAGTGGAGACATATTTGGAAAAccttaaggaaaagaaaggctTGTCTGGGAAATACCAAACATCATCAAAGTTGTTCCAGAACTGCAGTGAACTCTTTAAAGCACAG aGCTTTTCTGGGGATTCTGTGCACCGATTGCCTCTCTTAGGAGAAAAACAGGAG gcTAAGGAGAATGGAACAAATCTTACCCTTACTGGGGACAAAACT gcAATGCATGATCCACTGAAAACTTGGCAAGATGCaccatacatttttattgtacATATTGGCTTTTCATCCTCAAAAGAATCCtcaaaagaaaattcacttaGTAATCTTTTTACCA ATATTATGCAGTGTTTTTGA